In the genome of Nerophis lumbriciformis linkage group LG32, RoL_Nlum_v2.1, whole genome shotgun sequence, one region contains:
- the atad1b gene encoding outer mitochondrial transmembrane helix translocase isoform X1, with translation MVLREIPAEHMARPLGRNEVLGLLFRLTIFGAVTYFTIKWMVDAIDPTRKQKVEAQKQAEKLMRQIGVKDVKLSEYEMSIAAHLVDPLSMQITWRDIGGLDEVITELQETVILPVQKRHLFPSSRLLQPPKGVLLHGPPGCGKTLIAKATAKEAGFRFINLQPSTLTDKWYGESQKLSAAVFSLAVKLQPSIIFIDEIDSFLRNRSSSDHEATAMMKAQFMSLWDGLDTDHHCQVIVMGATNRPQDLDSAILRRMPTRFHINQPGVHQREHILKLILENESVDQQVQLSQVAKETEGFSGSDLREMCRDAALLCVRDFVHLPADSPSEDFIRPIHTSDLQRAIAKMKKSKMAGGHGALLHAALD, from the exons ATGGTGCTGAGGGAGATCCCCGCGGAGCACATGGCGCGACCCCTGGGCAGAAACGAGGTGCTGGGCTTGTTGTTCCGCCTGACCATATTTGGTGCCGTCACCTACTTCACCATCAAGTGGATGGTGGACGCCATCGACCCCACCCGCAAGCAGAAGGTGGAGGCTCAGAAACAG GCAGAGAAGTTGATGCGGCAGATTGGCGTGAAAGACGTGAAACTGTCTGAGTACGAGATGAGCATCGCTGCACACCTGGTGGACCCCCTGAGCatgcag ATCACCTGGCGGGACATCGGGGGTCTGGATGAGGTCATCACAGAGCTCCAGGAGACCGTCATCCTGCCCGTCCAGAAGCGTCATCTCTTCCCCTCCTCCAGGCTGCTGCAGCCCCCCAAAG GTGTCCTGCTCCACGGACCACCCGGCTGTGGCAAGACCCTCATCGCCAAGGCCACCGCCAAGGAGGCGGGCTTTCGCTTCATCAACCTGCAGCCCAGCACGCTGACGGACAAATGGTACGGAGAATCTCAGAAACTCTCCGCCGCCGTCTTCTCATTGGCTGTCAAACTGCAGCCTTCCATCATCTTCATCGACGAGATag acTCCTTCCTGAGAAATCGCTCCAGTTCAGACCACGAAGCCACAGCCATGATGAAGGCCCAGTTCATGAGTCTGTGGGACGGTCTGGACACTGACCACCACTGTCAG GTGATCGTCATGGGCGCCACCAACCGTCCACAAGATCTAGACTCGGCCATCTTGAGGAGGATGCCCACCAGATTCCACATCAACCAGCCG ggcGTGCATCAGCGAGAACACATCCTCAAACTGATCCTGGAAAACGAGAGT GTAGACCAGCAGGTGCAACTCTCCCAGGTTGCCAAGGAAACGGAGGGATTCTCAGGAAGTGACCTGAGAGAAATGTGTCGTGATGCTGCCCTGCTGTGTGTGCGGGACTTTGTACACCTTCCTGCTGACAG CCCGTCGGAAGATTTCATTCGTCCAATCCACACGTCGGACTTGCAGCGGGCCATCGCCAAGATGAAGAAATCCAAGATGGCGGGTGGTCACGGCGCCTTGCTACACGCCGCTCTGGACTGA
- the atad1b gene encoding outer mitochondrial transmembrane helix translocase isoform X2, with translation MQITWRDIGGLDEVITELQETVILPVQKRHLFPSSRLLQPPKGVLLHGPPGCGKTLIAKATAKEAGFRFINLQPSTLTDKWYGESQKLSAAVFSLAVKLQPSIIFIDEIDSFLRNRSSSDHEATAMMKAQFMSLWDGLDTDHHCQVIVMGATNRPQDLDSAILRRMPTRFHINQPGVHQREHILKLILENESVDQQVQLSQVAKETEGFSGSDLREMCRDAALLCVRDFVHLPADSPSEDFIRPIHTSDLQRAIAKMKKSKMAGGHGALLHAALD, from the exons atgcag ATCACCTGGCGGGACATCGGGGGTCTGGATGAGGTCATCACAGAGCTCCAGGAGACCGTCATCCTGCCCGTCCAGAAGCGTCATCTCTTCCCCTCCTCCAGGCTGCTGCAGCCCCCCAAAG GTGTCCTGCTCCACGGACCACCCGGCTGTGGCAAGACCCTCATCGCCAAGGCCACCGCCAAGGAGGCGGGCTTTCGCTTCATCAACCTGCAGCCCAGCACGCTGACGGACAAATGGTACGGAGAATCTCAGAAACTCTCCGCCGCCGTCTTCTCATTGGCTGTCAAACTGCAGCCTTCCATCATCTTCATCGACGAGATag acTCCTTCCTGAGAAATCGCTCCAGTTCAGACCACGAAGCCACAGCCATGATGAAGGCCCAGTTCATGAGTCTGTGGGACGGTCTGGACACTGACCACCACTGTCAG GTGATCGTCATGGGCGCCACCAACCGTCCACAAGATCTAGACTCGGCCATCTTGAGGAGGATGCCCACCAGATTCCACATCAACCAGCCG ggcGTGCATCAGCGAGAACACATCCTCAAACTGATCCTGGAAAACGAGAGT GTAGACCAGCAGGTGCAACTCTCCCAGGTTGCCAAGGAAACGGAGGGATTCTCAGGAAGTGACCTGAGAGAAATGTGTCGTGATGCTGCCCTGCTGTGTGTGCGGGACTTTGTACACCTTCCTGCTGACAG CCCGTCGGAAGATTTCATTCGTCCAATCCACACGTCGGACTTGCAGCGGGCCATCGCCAAGATGAAGAAATCCAAGATGGCGGGTGGTCACGGCGCCTTGCTACACGCCGCTCTGGACTGA
- the minpp1b gene encoding multiple inositol polyphosphate phosphatase 1b isoform X1, producing the protein MFFLHFLLHIVVTSADVANINNNNINTNINNNINIAAHFGTKSRYEEVNPHLLADILAVNHSILRPPATERCSPVHVSALVRHGSRYPTVNNVRAIRKLSDLLRSQRPQEWTSWRRDILDGWRMWYTDDMDGELVHKGREDMRHLARRLSLLLPSLLGEEPVRRGRVQLLSSSKHRCVSSVEAFQEGLHLQAHLSHVDYSHRVDDQLLRSFERCPGYVEGVEKNHTALAEVHKFQDGQEMDGVRTKVADKLGLPGDSLTADLLEAAFFLCSYELAIKSQHSPWCFLFDQDDAQVLEYKLDLKQYWKRAHGHAINSLSSCPLFHHIFRTLDKAGRPRRSSEAPPEPASILIGHAETLLPLLALLGLYKDQAPPTADNYHAQHGRTFRTSKIVPYAANVLFVLYDCQRGPRLQLLVNETPVRFPGLWAEDAPLYRDVRAAYRHLLDGCDFHKECHGAHGGRGPNTEL; encoded by the exons ATGTTCTTCTTGCACTTCCTTCTGCACATCGTCGTGACTTCCGCGGACGTGGCCAACATCAATAACAACAATATCAACACCAACATTAACAACAATATCAACATCGCCGCTCACTTCGGGACTAAAAGCCGCTACGAGGAGGTGAACCCGCACCTGCTGGCCGACATCTTGGCCGTCAACCACTCCATTCTGCGGCCTCCGGCCACCGAGCGCTGCTCCCCGGTCCATGTGAGCGCCCTGGTCCGGCACGGCAGCCGCTACCCGACCGTCAACAACGTCCGCGCCATCCGGAAGCTGAGCGACTTGCTCCGGAGCCAAAGGCCGCAAGAGTGGACGTCTTGGAGGCGGGACATCCTGGACGGCTGGCGGATGTGGTACACTGACGACATGGACG GTGAGCTGGTCCACAAAGGTAGAGAAGACATGCGTCACCTGGCCAGGCGTCTCTCCCTGCTCTTACCTTCTCTGCTGGGGGAGGAGCCAGTGCGCAGGGGGCGTGTCCAGCTGCTGAGCAGCTCCAAGCATCGCTGTGTCAGCAGCGTGGAAGCTTTCCAGGAAGGACTTCACCTGCAAGCACACCTGTCAC acGTCGACTACAGCCACAGAGTGGACGACCAGCTGCTGCGCTCCTTTGAGCGTTGCCCTGGTTACGTGGAGGGCGTGGAGAAGAACCACACGGCGCTGGCCGAGGTCCACAAGTTCCAAGACGGCCAGGAGATGGACGGCGTGAGGACCAAGGTGGCGGACAAACTCGGCCTTCCTGGCGACAGCTTGACAGCAG ATCTGCTGGAGGCGGCGTTCTTCTTGTGCTCCTACGAGCTGGCCATCAAGTCCCAACACTCGCCCTGGTGCTTCCTCTTTGACCAGGACGACGCTCAG GTTCTGGAGTACAAGTTGGACCTGAAGCAGTACTGGAAGCGTGCGCACGGTCACGCCATCAACAGCCTGTCCAGCTGTCCACTCTTTCATCACATCTTCAGGACTCTGGACAAGGCGGGACGACCCCGCAG GTCCTCAGAGGCGCCCCCAGAGCCCGCCTCCATTCTGATTGGCCACGCAGAGACGCTCCTCCCCCTCCTCGCCCTGCTGGGACTTTACAAGGAccaggctccgcccactgcaGACAACTACCACGCACAGCACG GTCGAACGTTCCGAACAAGCAAGATCGTCCCGTACGCCGCCAACGTGCTCTTCGTGCTCTACGACTGCCAGCGAGGACCCCGACTTCAGTTGCTCGTCAACGAGACCCCCGTTCGATTCCCGGGACTGTGGGCAGAGGACGCGCCGCTCTACCGTGACGTCCGCGCGGCGTACCGCCACCTGCTGGACGGCTGCGACTTCCATAAAGAGTGTCACGGCGCCCACGGCGGACGAGGACCCAACACGGAGCTATGA
- the minpp1b gene encoding multiple inositol polyphosphate phosphatase 1b isoform X2 — protein sequence MFFLHFLLHIVVTSADVANINNNNINTNINNNINIAAHFGTKSRYEEVNPHLLADILAVNHSILRPPATERCSPVHVSALVRHGSRYPTVNNVRAIRKLSDLLRSQRPQEWTSWRRDILDGWRMWYTDDMDGELVHKGREDMRHLARRLSLLLPSLLGEEPVRRGRVQLLSSSKHRCVSSVEAFQEGLHLQAHLSHVDYSHRVDDQLLRSFERCPGYVEGVEKNHTALAEVHKFQDGQEMDGVRTKVADKLGLPGDSLTADLLEAAFFLCSYELAIKSQHSPWCFLFDQDDAQVLDYKTCGSPRRFWSTKPVILPEGSEVQNLRFSRQVLEYKTCGFPHRFWTTKPVVLPAGSGLQNLRFSQQVLEYKTCGSLGRFWTTKPAVFPTCSGLQNLWFSQKVLEYKTCDSPGRF from the exons ATGTTCTTCTTGCACTTCCTTCTGCACATCGTCGTGACTTCCGCGGACGTGGCCAACATCAATAACAACAATATCAACACCAACATTAACAACAATATCAACATCGCCGCTCACTTCGGGACTAAAAGCCGCTACGAGGAGGTGAACCCGCACCTGCTGGCCGACATCTTGGCCGTCAACCACTCCATTCTGCGGCCTCCGGCCACCGAGCGCTGCTCCCCGGTCCATGTGAGCGCCCTGGTCCGGCACGGCAGCCGCTACCCGACCGTCAACAACGTCCGCGCCATCCGGAAGCTGAGCGACTTGCTCCGGAGCCAAAGGCCGCAAGAGTGGACGTCTTGGAGGCGGGACATCCTGGACGGCTGGCGGATGTGGTACACTGACGACATGGACG GTGAGCTGGTCCACAAAGGTAGAGAAGACATGCGTCACCTGGCCAGGCGTCTCTCCCTGCTCTTACCTTCTCTGCTGGGGGAGGAGCCAGTGCGCAGGGGGCGTGTCCAGCTGCTGAGCAGCTCCAAGCATCGCTGTGTCAGCAGCGTGGAAGCTTTCCAGGAAGGACTTCACCTGCAAGCACACCTGTCAC acGTCGACTACAGCCACAGAGTGGACGACCAGCTGCTGCGCTCCTTTGAGCGTTGCCCTGGTTACGTGGAGGGCGTGGAGAAGAACCACACGGCGCTGGCCGAGGTCCACAAGTTCCAAGACGGCCAGGAGATGGACGGCGTGAGGACCAAGGTGGCGGACAAACTCGGCCTTCCTGGCGACAGCTTGACAGCAG ATCTGCTGGAGGCGGCGTTCTTCTTGTGCTCCTACGAGCTGGCCATCAAGTCCCAACACTCGCCCTGGTGCTTCCTCTTTGACCAGGACGACGCTCAG GTTCTGGACTACAAAACCTGTGGTTCTCCCAGAAGGTTCTGGAGTACAAAACCTGTGATTCTCCCGGAAGGTTCTGAAGTACAAAACCTGCGGTTTTCCCGACAGGTTCTGGAGTACAAAACCTGCGGTTTTCCCCACAGGTTCTGGACTACAAAACCTGTGGTTCTCCCAGCAGGTTCTGGACTACAAAACCTGCGGTTTTCCCAACAGGTTCTGGAGTACAAAACCTGCGGTTCTCTCGGCAGGTTCTGGACTACAAAACCTGCGGTTTTCCCGACATGTTCTGGACTACAAAACCTGTGGTTCTCCCAGAAGGTTCTGGAGTACAAAACCTGTGATTCTCCCGGAAGGTTCTGA
- the bbs1 gene encoding Bardet-Biedl syndrome 1 protein isoform X2, giving the protein MSEFGVEDGKWLDAHYDPVAGLHTFTSCVDLADLSGDGDSGLVVGDLGSGSSAMKLKVYRGTSLASESALLDLPAGLVAFFMDLHEPRIPAVAVASGPCVYVYKNLRPYCKFTLPSLDVNALEQDVWQQAREGHIHPGTLKETLESIRKKADVPLSVRSIHFLSLDAEHQERFLQVHKQQAIKRQTVITCIATLKKSTADEDGVSCLVIGTESGHVYVLDPEAFIILAKMALPAPPTMMDVTGQFDVEFRMTVACRDGNIYILRRDSDRPRYCVELPSHPVGLVRLAKNVVVGTADHSLQGFTQKGKKLWKVLLPAAISTMAAMDLPTRGFQAVLVGLTNCEVRLYRDKNLLSTIRTPDVVTSICFGRYGREDGTLIMTAKGGGLMVKILKRTAAFEDRDSTPGPPAAQSVRLNVPKKTKLYVDQTLRERENGAAMHRTFQMDLIRLRLAAAKAYAKALESSLTPVSSDPAEPLRMNAVVQGLGPSFKLTLNVQNTAACRPMVDLAVVFLYDQSLYRMSKPYMKIPLLVPGLLYPVQTLVECTSDKGISDIIKVFVLHQARSTPLLTAHINMPVSEGLN; this is encoded by the exons ATGTCGGAGTTTGGCGTGGAAGACGGCAAGTGGCTGGATGCCCACTACGACCCGGTGGCGGGACTCCACACCTTCACGTCCTGCGTGGACCTGGCCGACCTGAGCGGCGACGGCGACAGCGGTCTGGTCGTGGGTGACTTGGGCAGCGGCTCGTCAGCCATGAAGCTGAAGGTCTACCGAGGAACGTCGCTGGCGAGCGAGAGCGCCTTGCTGGACCTTCCCGCCGGCCTGGTGGCCTTCTTCATGGACCTCCACGAGCCTCGCATTCCCGCCGTGGCCGTGGCCTCCGGGCCGTGCGTGTACGTCTACAAGAACCTGAGGCCTTACTGCAAGTTCACGCTGCCGAGCCTGGACGTCAACGCGCTGGAGCAG GATGTGTGGCAGCAGGCCAGGGAGGGCCACATCCACCCCGGGACCCTGAAGGAGACGTTGGAGAGCATCAGGAAGAAGGCGGACGTGCCGCTGTCCGTGCGCTCCATTCACTTCCTGTCTCTGGATGCCGAGCACCAGGAGCGCTTCCTCCAGGTGCACAAGCAACAAGCCATCAAGCGACAG ACCGTCATCACCTGCATCGCAACCCTGAAGAAGAGCACGGCGGACGAAGACGGCGTCAGCTGCCTGGTGATCGGCACTGAGAGCGGCCATGTTTACGTGCTGGACCCCGAGGCCTTCATCATCCTCGCAAAG ATGGCGCTGCCTGCCCCCCCCACCATGATGGACGTGACAGGTCAGTTCGATGTGGAGTTTCGGATGACGGTGGCGTGTCGTGATGGAAACATCTACATTCTGCGCAG GGACTCGGACAGACCCAGGTACTGTGTGGAGCTACCATCACACCCGGTGGGCCTGGTGAGACTGGCCAAGAACGTGGTGGTGGGCACCGCTGACCACAGCCTGCAGGGGTTCACCCAGAAG GGGAAGAAGCTGTGGAAAGTTCTCCTCCCAGCTGCCATCTCCACCATGGCTGCCATGGACCTCCCCACTCGGGGCTTCCAGGCAGTTCTAGTGGGTCTCACCAACTGCGAGGTCCGGCTGTACCGAGACAAGAACCTGTTGAGTACCATCAGGACACCAGACGTGGTGACCAGTATTTGCTTCGGCCGCTATGGGCGCGAGGACGGGACCCTGATTATGACCGCCAAGGGCGGTGGCCTGATGGTCAAGATCCTGAAGAGGACGGCGGCGTTTGAAGACCGGGACAGTACTCCAGGACCGCCGGCAGCCCAGAGCGTTCGTCTGAATGTGCCCAAGAAGACCAAGCTGTACGTGGACCAAACTCTGAGGGAGCGTGAAAACGGCGCAGCCATGCACCGCACCTTCCAGATGGACCTGATACGCCTGCGCCTCGCCGCCGCCAAAGCCTACGCCAAGGCCCTGGAGTCCAGTCTGACCCCGGTGTCCTCCGACCCCGCCGAACCCCTCAGGATGAATGCGGTGGTCCAGGGCCTGGGCCCGTCCTTCAAACTCACCCTCAACGTGCAGAACACGGCGGCGTGTCGGCCCATGGTGGACCTGGCCGTGGTCTTCCTGTATGACCAGAGCCTGTACAGGATGAGCAAGCCCTACATGAAGATCCCCCTGCTGGTGCCGGGACTCTTGTACCCGGTCCAGACCCTGGTGGAGTGCACCAGCGACAAGGGCATCTCTGACATCATCAAGGTGTTTGTCCTGCACCAGGCGCGCAGCACGCCGCTGCTCACGGCGCACATCAACATGCCCGTCAGCGAGGGGCTCAACTAG
- the bbs1 gene encoding Bardet-Biedl syndrome 1 protein isoform X1, producing MFILWPGAGFAVVMSEFGVEDGKWLDAHYDPVAGLHTFTSCVDLADLSGDGDSGLVVGDLGSGSSAMKLKVYRGTSLASESALLDLPAGLVAFFMDLHEPRIPAVAVASGPCVYVYKNLRPYCKFTLPSLDVNALEQDVWQQAREGHIHPGTLKETLESIRKKADVPLSVRSIHFLSLDAEHQERFLQVHKQQAIKRQTVITCIATLKKSTADEDGVSCLVIGTESGHVYVLDPEAFIILAKMALPAPPTMMDVTGQFDVEFRMTVACRDGNIYILRRDSDRPRYCVELPSHPVGLVRLAKNVVVGTADHSLQGFTQKGKKLWKVLLPAAISTMAAMDLPTRGFQAVLVGLTNCEVRLYRDKNLLSTIRTPDVVTSICFGRYGREDGTLIMTAKGGGLMVKILKRTAAFEDRDSTPGPPAAQSVRLNVPKKTKLYVDQTLRERENGAAMHRTFQMDLIRLRLAAAKAYAKALESSLTPVSSDPAEPLRMNAVVQGLGPSFKLTLNVQNTAACRPMVDLAVVFLYDQSLYRMSKPYMKIPLLVPGLLYPVQTLVECTSDKGISDIIKVFVLHQARSTPLLTAHINMPVSEGLN from the exons ATGTTTATTTTGTGGCCAGGGGCAGGTTTTGCTGTCGTCATGTCGGAGTTTGGCGTGGAAGACGGCAAGTGGCTGGATGCCCACTACGACCCGGTGGCGGGACTCCACACCTTCACGTCCTGCGTGGACCTGGCCGACCTGAGCGGCGACGGCGACAGCGGTCTGGTCGTGGGTGACTTGGGCAGCGGCTCGTCAGCCATGAAGCTGAAGGTCTACCGAGGAACGTCGCTGGCGAGCGAGAGCGCCTTGCTGGACCTTCCCGCCGGCCTGGTGGCCTTCTTCATGGACCTCCACGAGCCTCGCATTCCCGCCGTGGCCGTGGCCTCCGGGCCGTGCGTGTACGTCTACAAGAACCTGAGGCCTTACTGCAAGTTCACGCTGCCGAGCCTGGACGTCAACGCGCTGGAGCAG GATGTGTGGCAGCAGGCCAGGGAGGGCCACATCCACCCCGGGACCCTGAAGGAGACGTTGGAGAGCATCAGGAAGAAGGCGGACGTGCCGCTGTCCGTGCGCTCCATTCACTTCCTGTCTCTGGATGCCGAGCACCAGGAGCGCTTCCTCCAGGTGCACAAGCAACAAGCCATCAAGCGACAG ACCGTCATCACCTGCATCGCAACCCTGAAGAAGAGCACGGCGGACGAAGACGGCGTCAGCTGCCTGGTGATCGGCACTGAGAGCGGCCATGTTTACGTGCTGGACCCCGAGGCCTTCATCATCCTCGCAAAG ATGGCGCTGCCTGCCCCCCCCACCATGATGGACGTGACAGGTCAGTTCGATGTGGAGTTTCGGATGACGGTGGCGTGTCGTGATGGAAACATCTACATTCTGCGCAG GGACTCGGACAGACCCAGGTACTGTGTGGAGCTACCATCACACCCGGTGGGCCTGGTGAGACTGGCCAAGAACGTGGTGGTGGGCACCGCTGACCACAGCCTGCAGGGGTTCACCCAGAAG GGGAAGAAGCTGTGGAAAGTTCTCCTCCCAGCTGCCATCTCCACCATGGCTGCCATGGACCTCCCCACTCGGGGCTTCCAGGCAGTTCTAGTGGGTCTCACCAACTGCGAGGTCCGGCTGTACCGAGACAAGAACCTGTTGAGTACCATCAGGACACCAGACGTGGTGACCAGTATTTGCTTCGGCCGCTATGGGCGCGAGGACGGGACCCTGATTATGACCGCCAAGGGCGGTGGCCTGATGGTCAAGATCCTGAAGAGGACGGCGGCGTTTGAAGACCGGGACAGTACTCCAGGACCGCCGGCAGCCCAGAGCGTTCGTCTGAATGTGCCCAAGAAGACCAAGCTGTACGTGGACCAAACTCTGAGGGAGCGTGAAAACGGCGCAGCCATGCACCGCACCTTCCAGATGGACCTGATACGCCTGCGCCTCGCCGCCGCCAAAGCCTACGCCAAGGCCCTGGAGTCCAGTCTGACCCCGGTGTCCTCCGACCCCGCCGAACCCCTCAGGATGAATGCGGTGGTCCAGGGCCTGGGCCCGTCCTTCAAACTCACCCTCAACGTGCAGAACACGGCGGCGTGTCGGCCCATGGTGGACCTGGCCGTGGTCTTCCTGTATGACCAGAGCCTGTACAGGATGAGCAAGCCCTACATGAAGATCCCCCTGCTGGTGCCGGGACTCTTGTACCCGGTCCAGACCCTGGTGGAGTGCACCAGCGACAAGGGCATCTCTGACATCATCAAGGTGTTTGTCCTGCACCAGGCGCGCAGCACGCCGCTGCTCACGGCGCACATCAACATGCCCGTCAGCGAGGGGCTCAACTAG